One part of the Tunicatimonas pelagia genome encodes these proteins:
- a CDS encoding right-handed parallel beta-helix repeat-containing protein produces the protein MLQPSEDHDTGTVLLGRDANRTIISDLSIRGDHARAKVGIQLDHCGDCQVEDVLVVGMQQHGIVLSDDSFLCEIRGAKVADSGVSGILLKELDRGGRGGDYVPNLVTNCIVYGGQKGIECDKALVANIVGCQVYQTEGYGFHLHNGSNSVLLSGCRTYQISNDAVVVESSHEINISSNIFCWHTGHGLVLRNALWGTITGNNIIDNGSINLANPQEDSLIVTGDRPFIKAPKEGQEISHYHGILIENESKGLTISSNAIFNWPVVPAMQYGIYEDSTCFSNLITANNINFCQEGDILSRGDSTQVIGNVSYVAEPHYSKASKKYQSFDTRLLDQFIEELKKF, from the coding sequence GTGCTGCAACCCAGCGAAGACCACGATACCGGAACTGTTCTTTTGGGTCGAGATGCCAACCGCACAATAATTTCTGATCTCAGCATTCGGGGGGACCATGCCCGGGCCAAAGTCGGCATTCAACTCGACCACTGTGGCGACTGCCAAGTGGAAGATGTACTGGTGGTAGGCATGCAGCAACATGGCATCGTGTTGAGCGACGACTCCTTTTTGTGCGAAATCCGCGGAGCCAAAGTCGCTGATTCCGGCGTCAGCGGTATCTTGCTGAAGGAATTGGATCGGGGTGGCCGCGGCGGTGACTACGTGCCCAACCTTGTGACTAACTGCATAGTCTACGGCGGACAGAAAGGGATTGAGTGTGATAAGGCCCTGGTGGCTAACATCGTAGGGTGTCAGGTATACCAAACCGAAGGCTACGGTTTTCACCTGCACAACGGTAGTAATAGCGTGTTGCTGTCAGGCTGCCGCACCTACCAGATTTCTAACGATGCCGTGGTGGTGGAGTCCTCGCACGAGATCAACATCAGCAGCAATATTTTCTGCTGGCATACCGGGCACGGCCTGGTGCTCCGTAATGCGCTGTGGGGCACCATCACGGGTAATAACATTATTGATAACGGCAGCATCAATCTGGCCAATCCGCAGGAAGATAGCCTGATCGTGACGGGGGATCGGCCGTTTATCAAAGCCCCCAAGGAAGGCCAAGAAATCAGCCATTACCATGGTATACTGATTGAGAATGAATCCAAAGGGCTTACGATCAGCAGTAATGCAATCTTTAACTGGCCGGTAGTGCCAGCCATGCAGTACGGCATCTACGAAGACAGCACCTGCTTCAGCAACCTGATTACGGCCAACAACATCAATTTCTGCCAAGAGGGCGATATTCTCTCCCGGGGCGACAGCACGCAGGTGATCGGTAACGTGAGTTACGTAGCAGAACCTCACTACAGCAAGGCGAGCAAAAAGTACCAGTCCTTTGATACCCGGCTACTGGATCAGTTTATTGAAGAACTGAAAAAATTCTAG
- a CDS encoding enoyl-CoA hydratase/isomerase family protein, whose product MNPSAPLLTHYASSVLYLTLNRPKKLNCLDQEMLLALEARLAEAESDDAVRAVVLQGAGERAFSSGADLKAFGALSEDELPQWIALGHRVFNQVATYPKPTVAVIRGYAMGGGLELALACDLRIATEDALLALPELQHGWLPGWGGLLRLPRLVGEARAKEMILLGERLTAAQAHRWGLINRVCSAAELETATEQLTEALSALSPSAVRLAKSGLHSASVVSQEVIAFDGLALQQLLREKDRERPNR is encoded by the coding sequence ATGAACCCATCCGCCCCCCTACTGACGCATTATGCGTCCTCGGTACTCTACCTTACCCTAAACCGCCCCAAGAAACTTAACTGCCTGGATCAGGAAATGCTGCTTGCCCTGGAAGCGCGTCTGGCTGAAGCCGAGTCGGATGATGCGGTGCGAGCGGTAGTGTTGCAGGGAGCTGGAGAGCGGGCTTTTTCCTCAGGAGCTGATCTGAAAGCCTTCGGGGCGTTGTCAGAAGATGAACTACCGCAGTGGATTGCGCTAGGGCACCGGGTGTTTAACCAGGTAGCGACCTACCCGAAGCCTACGGTAGCCGTTATTCGCGGCTACGCAATGGGTGGAGGGCTGGAGTTGGCCCTCGCCTGCGACCTTCGGATCGCGACGGAGGACGCCTTGCTGGCACTACCCGAACTACAGCACGGCTGGTTGCCCGGTTGGGGCGGGCTGCTCCGTTTGCCTCGTCTGGTGGGCGAAGCCCGGGCCAAAGAAATGATCCTGCTCGGTGAACGGCTTACGGCCGCCCAGGCGCACAGGTGGGGGTTAATCAACCGGGTCTGTTCCGCAGCAGAGTTAGAAACTGCCACTGAGCAGCTGACCGAAGCCCTAAGTGCACTTTCCCCTTCGGCGGTTCGCCTGGCAAAGAGTGGGTTACATTCAGCCTCAGTGGTCAGTCAAGAAGTAATTGCCTTTGATGGATTGGCCCTACAACAGTTATTACGAGAAAAAGACCGTGAGAGACCAAACAGATAA
- a CDS encoding outer membrane protein assembly factor BamB family protein yields MLLTLMGSCQEQTTTDNQSLNEREWRTYASDNKYSPLDQVNRTNVEHLREVWRYEEDSANGGMVAFNPLVAKGVMYVYTPGQRIVALNPLSGRKQWSFRPDSSAVRTNMKAVTFYDGQGKTEDRILFVHGTTLYALNARTGQLVSNFGHGGKLDFFTGLAYDPSLKSELAVTSNAPGVIYDDLFIVGCKVPDELPSLPGDVRAFNVHTGMLVWTFHTIPKAEEFGSDTWPKGARRNNGGANCWGGMSLDTERGIVYVPTASPSFDFYGGDREGQNLFANCLLALDAKTGKRIWHFQTTHHDLWDRDNGSPPNLLTLNHDGHRVDAVALVTKLGYVFTFDRETGEPLFPIEERPVPTTGGLPGEKPWPTQPFPTQPSPFARQGFRPEYISRLFFDTRAYIEAEIQENGYQTDVYALPNLKGSVIVPAAHGGANWGGASANPNTGMLFVNATDVPWFLQMIDNRAPRKTVEGAVSGASLYQKNCSSCHGADKQGSDFAPNITVKLQQYSASGLRSLLKNGMGTMPAFNYLSSREKSSLIAYLKNLDEGVNEVDNFSPAPEDDARPYLFSGYDFFKDQNGYPALQPPWGTLTAIDLNQGEIVWQVPLGENQTLAKEGIYNTGAYNRGGGIATGGGLIFIAAVGGDKKLRAFDQATGKILWETDLPGRGVSIPSTYAIHGQQYLTIGLSPDPATGFRGGYVTYGLLDNLPPQHETE; encoded by the coding sequence TTGTTGCTTACTTTAATGGGGAGCTGTCAGGAGCAGACGACTACCGACAATCAATCCCTAAATGAAAGGGAGTGGCGAACGTACGCCAGCGATAATAAATACTCTCCGCTAGATCAGGTCAACCGCACAAATGTTGAGCATCTGCGCGAGGTCTGGCGGTACGAAGAGGACAGCGCGAACGGTGGAATGGTTGCCTTCAATCCGCTGGTTGCCAAAGGCGTAATGTATGTTTACACTCCGGGGCAACGAATAGTAGCATTAAATCCATTGAGCGGTAGAAAACAATGGTCATTTCGGCCGGACAGTAGTGCCGTCCGTACCAACATGAAAGCGGTCACTTTCTACGATGGCCAGGGGAAAACAGAAGACCGGATTCTATTCGTACACGGGACCACCCTGTACGCGCTAAATGCCCGTACGGGTCAGCTGGTCTCGAACTTTGGCCACGGGGGTAAGCTCGATTTTTTTACCGGGTTAGCGTACGATCCGTCCTTAAAGTCAGAACTCGCTGTAACCAGCAACGCTCCCGGCGTTATCTACGACGACTTGTTCATCGTTGGCTGCAAGGTGCCCGACGAACTTCCCTCGTTACCGGGAGACGTCCGTGCCTTCAACGTTCACACCGGGATGCTGGTTTGGACTTTTCACACCATTCCGAAAGCGGAAGAATTTGGTTCGGATACTTGGCCAAAGGGGGCGCGTCGCAATAACGGTGGAGCCAACTGCTGGGGAGGTATGTCCTTGGATACCGAAAGAGGGATCGTGTACGTACCCACCGCATCACCCTCCTTTGATTTTTACGGCGGCGATCGTGAGGGACAAAACCTTTTCGCGAATTGCTTACTCGCGTTGGATGCTAAGACAGGCAAAAGAATCTGGCATTTTCAGACAACCCACCACGACTTGTGGGATCGGGACAATGGCTCTCCCCCTAATTTGCTGACCTTGAACCACGACGGGCATCGGGTGGATGCCGTGGCGTTGGTAACTAAATTAGGATACGTCTTCACCTTCGACCGCGAAACGGGCGAACCGCTCTTTCCCATTGAGGAGCGGCCGGTACCTACTACGGGCGGATTGCCCGGCGAAAAGCCGTGGCCCACGCAACCGTTTCCGACACAACCTTCTCCGTTTGCCCGTCAGGGGTTTCGCCCCGAATACATTAGTCGGCTGTTTTTCGATACCAGGGCATACATTGAAGCGGAAATTCAAGAAAACGGGTATCAGACGGACGTTTACGCATTGCCCAATCTGAAAGGATCAGTCATTGTACCGGCTGCTCATGGTGGTGCGAATTGGGGGGGGGCCTCTGCTAACCCCAACACCGGGATGTTGTTCGTCAACGCCACCGACGTGCCGTGGTTCTTGCAAATGATTGATAATCGTGCCCCCCGCAAAACGGTTGAGGGGGCCGTCAGTGGTGCGTCGTTGTACCAAAAGAATTGTAGTTCCTGCCACGGGGCGGACAAGCAAGGAAGCGACTTTGCCCCGAATATTACGGTTAAGTTGCAGCAATACAGTGCTAGTGGGTTGCGGAGCTTATTGAAGAACGGGATGGGCACCATGCCTGCTTTTAACTATCTTTCTTCACGAGAAAAAAGCTCTTTGATTGCCTATCTCAAAAACTTAGACGAAGGAGTTAACGAAGTAGATAACTTTTCACCCGCGCCGGAAGACGACGCTCGTCCGTACCTTTTTTCGGGCTATGATTTCTTTAAAGACCAAAACGGCTATCCTGCCCTACAGCCCCCTTGGGGAACCCTAACGGCAATCGACCTTAATCAGGGTGAAATTGTTTGGCAGGTTCCCCTGGGTGAGAATCAAACTCTCGCCAAAGAAGGAATCTATAATACGGGTGCCTACAACCGGGGTGGGGGGATCGCTACGGGGGGAGGACTGATCTTTATCGCCGCAGTGGGGGGCGACAAAAAACTACGGGCTTTCGACCAAGCGACCGGGAAAATTCTTTGGGAAACCGACCTTCCAGGGCGTGGGGTCTCCATTCCCAGCACTTACGCGATTCATGGGCAACAGTACCTTACTATCGGACTGAGCCCTGATCCTGCCACCGGATTTCGGGGAGGATACGTCACGTACGGTTTGCTTGATAATTTACCACCCCAGCATGAAACGGAGTAG
- a CDS encoding sugar phosphate isomerase/epimerase family protein translates to MKRSSQFIVVGILAFLSLALLNESKGQTLEGKYPLFIFSNAFQQPGEQAVSLAKQAEWLRHYGYAGIEYNDPATILAGKKIFAEEGVKIFTSYVSVTIDDAPFYDARWHDIIPHFANQDWIIWVNVRSQRFDPSDPAADERVVAILSELAATAQAHGIRIALYPHYGFLVETPSDAYRIAEKIDRPNVGVTFNLCHFLKTDDAQNIENSLRQILPKLFVVSVSGAEAGATRRMGWDQLIQPLGKGSFSVLEFVRMLKKLGYRGAIGQQCYGIELPPEQLLRESSRAWKVLTE, encoded by the coding sequence ATGAAACGGAGTAGTCAATTCATTGTCGTCGGCATCCTTGCTTTCCTGAGTTTGGCCCTGTTGAACGAATCCAAAGGGCAAACACTGGAAGGAAAGTACCCCTTGTTTATTTTTAGCAACGCTTTTCAGCAACCGGGAGAACAAGCAGTCTCTTTGGCGAAACAAGCCGAATGGCTCAGGCACTACGGCTACGCGGGTATTGAATACAACGATCCGGCTACCATACTGGCGGGCAAAAAGATTTTCGCCGAAGAAGGTGTGAAAATTTTTACGAGCTATGTTTCTGTCACTATCGACGATGCCCCCTTTTACGATGCGCGCTGGCACGACATCATTCCTCATTTTGCTAACCAGGATTGGATCATCTGGGTCAACGTTCGCTCCCAGCGGTTTGATCCTTCCGATCCGGCTGCCGACGAACGGGTAGTGGCAATTCTGAGCGAACTCGCTGCTACCGCTCAAGCTCATGGTATACGGATTGCCTTGTATCCCCACTATGGATTTTTGGTAGAAACTCCTTCCGATGCCTACCGCATTGCTGAAAAGATAGACCGACCGAACGTTGGCGTTACTTTTAACCTATGCCATTTTTTGAAAACGGATGACGCACAAAATATTGAAAACAGCTTGCGCCAAATTTTGCCCAAACTCTTTGTCGTCTCCGTGTCGGGAGCCGAAGCAGGCGCGACGCGGCGGATGGGTTGGGACCAATTGATTCAACCCCTGGGGAAGGGGAGTTTTTCCGTTCTGGAATTTGTGCGTATGCTCAAAAAACTGGGGTATCGCGGTGCCATCGGACAGCAGTGTTACGGTATTGAACTGCCTCCCGAACAACTTTTGAGAGAAAGTAGCCGTGCATGGAAAGTGCTTACCGAATAA
- a CDS encoding acyl CoA:acetate/3-ketoacid CoA transferase, with the protein MMPKPITAADAAALIPDQATLAIGGAGAGHNVPDRLLEAVGERFRNTGQPRSLTTYHACGIGDNDRRGLNHIAHEGLVRRNIGGFWGNAPRMITLAREEKIEGYNFPQGVLSHLLRSAAGGEEGLLTKIGLHTFVDPRYEGGRVNKLTTEELVEAVAIGGKEHLFYRAPRIDVAFIRGSSVDARGNLTMEEEVGTFSMLSLAQAARANGGVVIAQVKQVREDQHAKPVQVKVPGVLIDYVVEVPEQTMTFITDYEPAMVDRQAPYEGDDLSLVGIKRIVARRAAQELEKGSFVNLGYGIPDGVPIVAREQGRLDELTFLIEQGQIDGVISTGLNFGAMYNPSAIVDDGYQFDFFHGGGLDICYLGFAQVDRAGNVNSSRFGKTMTGCGGFIDISQPTPRVVFCGSLAAKAEVAASDGKLTVQHPGKIKKFVDEVEQVTFNGHYARQQGQRVQYITERAVFRLTAEGLELTEIAPGVDLEQDVLAMMDFTPAVSSDLKTMNEHHFTKA; encoded by the coding sequence ATGATGCCTAAACCCATAACTGCCGCCGACGCTGCGGCTTTGATTCCCGACCAGGCTACCCTAGCGATTGGTGGTGCTGGAGCCGGCCACAACGTACCCGATCGTCTGCTCGAGGCGGTTGGCGAGCGATTCCGGAACACCGGGCAGCCCCGGAGCCTCACCACCTACCACGCCTGCGGTATCGGTGACAACGACCGGCGAGGTCTCAACCACATCGCTCACGAAGGACTGGTGCGGCGCAACATCGGTGGCTTCTGGGGAAACGCCCCCCGGATGATTACGCTGGCCCGGGAGGAAAAAATCGAGGGCTACAATTTTCCGCAAGGGGTACTCAGTCACCTGCTACGGTCGGCAGCGGGTGGAGAAGAGGGTCTACTCACTAAGATCGGTTTACATACGTTCGTGGATCCGCGCTACGAAGGCGGACGAGTAAATAAGCTTACTACCGAGGAACTGGTAGAAGCCGTTGCTATAGGTGGTAAAGAGCATCTGTTTTACCGCGCCCCGCGCATTGACGTAGCCTTTATTCGGGGTAGCTCGGTGGATGCCCGGGGCAACCTGACGATGGAAGAAGAGGTGGGCACCTTTTCGATGCTCTCGCTGGCGCAAGCGGCCCGAGCGAACGGTGGAGTAGTGATCGCTCAGGTGAAACAAGTGCGAGAAGACCAACACGCCAAACCCGTACAGGTGAAGGTGCCTGGCGTGCTGATCGACTATGTGGTAGAAGTGCCCGAACAAACCATGACCTTTATCACCGACTACGAACCGGCGATGGTCGATCGGCAAGCCCCGTACGAGGGCGATGATCTGTCACTCGTCGGCATCAAGCGGATTGTGGCCCGACGAGCGGCCCAGGAACTGGAAAAAGGCAGCTTTGTCAACCTGGGTTACGGCATTCCTGACGGGGTGCCCATTGTGGCTCGGGAGCAAGGTCGGCTCGATGAGCTTACGTTTCTTATTGAGCAGGGACAGATTGATGGAGTGATTAGTACGGGTCTCAACTTCGGAGCCATGTACAATCCTTCGGCCATTGTGGACGATGGCTACCAGTTTGACTTTTTTCACGGAGGTGGTCTGGATATTTGTTACCTGGGGTTCGCCCAGGTAGACCGGGCGGGCAACGTCAATTCCAGTCGGTTTGGTAAAACGATGACCGGCTGCGGCGGCTTCATTGACATCTCGCAGCCTACGCCCCGGGTAGTCTTCTGCGGCTCTCTGGCGGCCAAAGCGGAGGTAGCAGCTTCCGACGGGAAGCTCACCGTGCAGCACCCCGGAAAAATCAAGAAGTTTGTCGATGAGGTAGAGCAAGTAACCTTCAACGGGCACTACGCCCGGCAGCAGGGCCAGCGAGTGCAGTACATCACCGAACGAGCGGTGTTTCGCCTTACCGCCGAAGGACTCGAGCTGACCGAGATCGCTCCGGGCGTAGACCTGGAACAGGACGTGCTGGCGATGATGGATTTCACCCCCGCGGTGAGCAGCGACCTAAAGACCATGAACGAACACCATTTTACGAAAGCCTGA